GTTCAGTATGGAAACAGTGGCTAAACAAAGTTTAGAGTTTTATAGTCAACTAATACATTAGGCTATGGTTATACTTTATCATTGTCATAATAAGATTCAAGAGGTGGTTACTACTAAGCATCAAAAAATTGATGTTGATAAAAATGTGACGCTTGTTAAGGCTTTGCATAATCTAGCTAATCAATTTCCAAATGAAATAATAGTGTGGTGCCATCTGGATTACAAAGATTATTTAGATTTAAAGGTCATTAAAACTATTTTTCATCACAACAAAATAATGCTGTCATACCATCCAGGAGACCATCAATTTTTGGATGAGCGAATAGGTTATGTGGAGGAATCCGTTTTTATAAATATCAATAAAAAAGTATCCTACCCTACTTGGCAAATGAGTAGTGCAGTAGGAGCTATACATGCAACTGTTTTATTGGAAATAAAAAACAGCATAGCACTAGATTCTAACTTTGATTATTACCTTAATTCTTTGGCAAAATTAGCGATGCCGCTTGGATTATTCTGTTATTCAGAGCCTCGATTATTATCTGGGGAAATGAAATTGACTAATTCTAAAGCGGATATGTTTACTCTTTTCAAGTTTGTTAAACAGCATTATAAGATGCGATGGGTGTTTTTATTGGTTTTGAATATATGGTTGTATGAAAAAAAAATAATGTTGCTTCCTTTTTTGTATACATTTTGTTTTGGTAAAAGAACCAATATATCTATAAACTTGGATGCCATAACTGTTCAATCTTCCAAAAAAGGATTAGATAAAACAACCATAGATGTTATCATTCCAACCATTGGTAGAAAATCTTATTTGTACGACGTATTATGTGATTTGCGAAACCAAACTCAGCTCCCAAAACATGTGATTGTTGTGGAACAAAATCCAGTTGAAGAAAGTGTTTCAGAATTGGATTATTTAATATCAGAATCTTGGCCGTTTAAAATATTACATACATTTACACACCAAACAGGTGCTTGTCATGCCAGAAACATCGCTTTGAAACAAGTAAAAAGTGATTGGGTGTTTTTAGCGGATGATGATATTGTAATTGAAAATAACTTTCTAGCTAAAATCAATCACACTATTAATCAATTCCCATATAAAGCGTTTACTTTTCGTTGCTATTTAAAAGGAGAAACCAAAGTGTTCAATAAAATTATACAATGGGGAACTTTTGGTTCTGGTTGTAGTATTGTGAATATGGAGTCTTTAAACGGAAGTGTTTTTTCAGAAGCCTATGAACATGGCTTTGGAGAAGACTCCGATTTTGGAATGCAACTTCGTAATAAGGGTATTGATGTTATTTATTTACCAGAACCCTCTATATTACATTTAAAAGCCTCTATAGGTGGCTTTAGAACAAAACCTAAGTTGTTATGGCAAGACGAGGATGTACAGCCAAAACCATCACCAACAGTTATGTTATTTCAATTATTGCACAAAACCAAGACCCAACAATTGGGATACAAAACGTTATTGTTTTTAAAATATTACAATAAGCAATCCATTAAAAAACCTTTTAAATATTATAGAGCATTTAAAAAACAGTGGAGCCAAAGTTTAAACTATGCTAACCAATTAAAAAATAATTTCTAATGATGTTTTCATTGATAGTATGTACCTATATCCGACCGCAACCTTTGTTAGAATTATTGCAGTCGGTTAAAGAACAAACGTTATATCCTAATGAAATTTTAATAATTGATGGTTCATCAAACAACGAAACTGAGACAGTTTTAAATAAAAAACCTTTTAAAAACTTAAGATATTATAAGGTTGATAAATTAAACAGAGGCTTGACCAAACAGCGGAATTTTGGAATTAATTTGGTTTCTAAAGATTCTGAAATAATGTGTTTTTTAGATGATGATATTATTTTAACTCCTAGCTATTTTGAAACCTTAATTGAAACGTATTCAATTAAATCAGACGCATTAGCTGTTGGGGGTTATATTACGAATGAAGTTTCATGGAAATTATCAGATAATCAAAATGACTCGTCAAAATTTTATTTTGATGGTTGGATGCGTAATGAACCTTCGCGATTTAAAATAAGACAATTATTTGGTTTGTTGCCAGATGTGGACCCAGGATTTATGCCTACATTTTCTCATGGGCGTTCTATTAGTTTTTTACCACCATCAGAAAAGATTTATGAAGTTGAACAACTTATGGGGGGGTATCTAGTTATAAAAAAGAAGTTTTCAATAGCCTTAAATTTTCTAATTATTTTGAAGGTTACGGACTTTATGAGGATGCCGATTTTTCATTGAGACTAGCGAAAATGGGTCGTCTATATATAAATACTGGCGCACAATTAGAACATTATCATGATGACTCTGGACGACCAAATAAATATAATTATGGAAAAATGGTTATTAGAAATGGGTGGTATGTGTGGCGCGTGAAATATTCAAATCCTTCAATAAAAGCTAAAATAAAATGGCATTGTACAGCCATATTACTAACTAAAGTTAGGGTTTTAAATATAATAACAACTTCAAACAGAAAAGAAGCTTTAACAGAAAGTTTAGGACGAATTGTTGGTTGGTTTTCGCTTATCTTTAATCCGCCTAAGGTTGAATTATAAAACATCTATCTAATATTTAACAATGAAATTTTTAATCCTCACACATGTTTTACACAAGCAGCAGAACAACCAATGGTTTGCCTATGCGCCTTATGTGAATGAGATGAATTTATGGTTTAAATATGTAGATGAGGTTGAAATAGTAGCGCCAATTTTAATAAATAAAACAAGTTCAATAGAACACCCCTATTCACATAATAATATTAAGTTTAATAAAATACCATCTATTGCCTTTATAAATTTTAAGCAGTCTTTTTTGTCGATATTTTTATTGCCATCAATTTTCTTTAAAATTTTCAAAGCTTGTAAAGAAACAGATCATATTCATTTGCGATGTCCTGGAAATATTGGTTTAATAGGGTGTTTAGTTCAAATACTATTTCCTTCAAAACCTAAGACTGCAAAATATGCTGGAAATTGGGATCCAAACGCGAAACAACCCTTAAGTTATAAGTTGCAAAAATGGATTTTAAGGAATACATTTTTAACTAAAAATATGACCGTTTTGGTGTATGGAGATTGGAACCATCAAACTAAAAATATAAAATCCTTTTTTACGGCTACTTATAAAAACTCTGAAATAGAAAAACTTATAAAAAGAGAGTATTCAGACATGTTAAAGTTTGTTTTTGTGGGCAGTTTAGTTGAGGGCAAAAGACCTTTGTTTGCAATTAAGTTAGTAGAAGAACTATACAAGCAAGGAAAACAAATCACTTTAGATCTGTATGGTGATGGCGTTTTAAAAGAAGTTTTGCAAAATTATATAGTAGAAAACAAATTAGAAGATGTTATTGTCGTGCATGGTAACCAATCTAAAGAAATTATAAAAGAGGCATTACGAAAGGCTCATTTTTCAATATTACCATCAATTTCTGAAGGTTGGCCAAAAGCAATAGCTGAAGCCATGTTTTTTGGGGTAATTCCCATTGCAACAAAAATATCCTGTGTGCCTAATATGTTAGATTATGGAGAAAGAGGCATATTAATTGAACCAAAATTAGATGTTGCTACAACCATTATAAATAAGGCATTACCTAATGTTTTGTTATTAGAAGGGATGTCTCAAAAAGCTTCAAATTGGGCGCAAAGTTATACCTTAGAGGTTTTTGAGGAAGAAATTTCTAAACTGATAATGCCTTCATGAGAGTATTACAATTAATAGATTCATTACATGCTGGAGGTGCGGAGCGCGTCGCTGTAAACTTAGCAAACGGATTATCTACTAAAATTGATAAGTCCTTTTTATGTGCGACTCGACAAGAAGGACATTTAAAGGAAAGTATTTCAAGTCAGGTGGGTTATTTGTTTTTAAATAAAACAAAAACTATAGATTTTAGAGCGATACAAAAGTTGAAAGCTTTTATTAAAGAAGAAAAAATTGAAATAATTCACGCACATTCCAGCTCTTTTTTTTTAGCAACTATTATTAAAATAATATACCCAAAGCTTGTATTGGTATGGCATGATCATTATGGGAAAAGTGAGTACTTAGATAAACGTCCGACATTTGTTTTAAAATGGTGTTCGAAATTATTTAATCATGTTTTTGTAGTTAATTCCAAGTTAGAAAGTTGGTCTAAAGAAATGCTTGATTGTAAATCGGTAAGTTATTTGCCGAATTTTGCAGTTGCTAACAACAAAGCATCTTTAACAAAATTAAAAGGGGAAGCAGGAAAAAGAGTTATTTGTTTAGCAAATTTCAGAGCGCAGAAGGATCATATAAATCTTTTAAAGGCTTTTAATATGGTATGGAAAACAAATACGGGTTGGACATTGCATTTAGTTGGTCATGATTTTAAAGATGAGTATGCATTAGACATTAAAAATTTTATAAAAGATAATGCCTTAGAAAAGCATGTCTTTATTTATGGAAGTTGTACGGATATTTCTCATATTTTAAATCAGAGCGATATAGGGGTGTTATCTTCAAAATCAGAGGGTTTGCCTTTGTCGTTATTAGAATATGGCTTAGCAGGCTTAGCAACTATTACAACTAATGTTGGAGATTGTTACAAAGTGGTTTCCAAAGATGCAGAAGGCCTTTTAATTCCTTCAAATAATACAGATGCTTTAGTAAATGCTTTGTTGAAATATATCAATAATAAAAATTTAAGACTTGAGTCAGGACGATGTTTAAAAGCGAAGGTTAATACGTCGTTTTCTGAACCGTCTATATTAAATTCCATTTTAGAAACTTATAAAAAACACCAAATATGAAGTTGTCTTTGTATTATAAACTTCTTGTGTTTCATATAGTTTTAGCTATTGGTATTTTTGTCTATAAACCATTAGCATTAGCTTATTTTCTGCTCATTATTGTATTTTTTAGTTATAAAATTTTAAGGGCATCTAAAAAGTATAAAACATTCTATGTGCTATTAGCTTGTGCTTACATCGTGGGAATTGAAGTTTTTTTAAGGATGAATGGGGGTACAGTATTTTATGAAGCAAGTAAATATTTAGTTATTGTATTTGTTGTGATGGGATTATTGAGTAATAGCTTTTCAAATCAAGCCATAATTTATTTGATTTATATTTTATTGCTAATCCCAGGGATTTTTGTTGCGGTAACAGAAATGGGGTTTGAATCGGATATTAGAAGAGCCATTGCTTTTAATTTAAGTGGTCCTATTTGTTTAGGAATCACTGCATTTTATTGTTATAAGAGGAGTTTAAGCTTTAAGCAGATAAAAATTATATTGTTAGCTTTTTTATTTCCGCTTATTAGTATGGCTGTTTATTTGGTTTTATATACACCAAATTTACAAGAGATTATAACCAGTACAGGATCTAATTTTAGTGCTTCTGGTGGTTTTGGACCTAATCAAGTAGCAACCGTTTTGGGTATAGGTATGTTTGTGTTATCAACACGTTTTTTTATGTCTAGAGAGTTATTCTATCATAGAATTATTGATTTAATTTTGTTTGCATTATTAGGGTTTAGAGCATTGGTAACATTCAGTAGAGGAGGCGTCATTACAGCTACTATATTGATTGTCTTTTTTTTAGCCGTTTATTATTTTAAAGTTAATATAAAAACGAAATTCCGTATTAAATTTTCATTATTTGTTTTCTTAATGATGGTGGTCTTTACTTGGTTGGTTAGCTCCATTCAAACCAGTGGGTTTTTAGATAAACGTTATGCGAATCAAGATGCAGCTGGAAGAGAAAAGGAAGATATTACTACAGGAAGAACAGATTTGTTAGCTTTTGAGATTGGTGAATTTGTTGATAATCCTTTTTTAGGAATTGGTGTTGGTAAAGTAAAAGAAGCACGTTTAAATGAAACGGGTGTTGCTGCAGCCTCACATAATGAAATGAGCCGTATAGTTGCAGAGCATGGTTTGTTTGGGGTATTTGCTTTTTTAATTTTATTGCTTACTCCATTGGTGTTTAGAATGAGAAATAGAACGAATCTATTTTTTTATTCATTCTATTTGTTTTGGTTTCTAACCATTAATCATTCTGCCATGCGAATTGCTGCGCCAGCATTTATTTATGGACTTTGTTTGTTAAATATCACTTATGAAACACCCAAAACGAAATCATTATACCCAAAACATGATTAAACAGATGCTACATGTGACTCCCGATAGCTATCGGGATGAAAAACAATAAATATAACACATGAAAAAACTTCTATATATAGGAAATCAATTATCTCAAAAAGGTAAAACAGAAACAACTATTGAGACATTAAGCAAATCTTTGAGGTTAGAAGGTTATCTTGTTTTTACTGCTTCAGAAATTCAAAATAAGATAGTTCGTTTACTGGATATGCTATTTCACATACTTAGATATAGAGCCCAAGTTGATTTTGTTTTAATGGATACGTATAGCACACAAAATTTTTATTATGCTTATTTGTGTAGTCAATTGTGTAGATTTTTAAAGTTGAAATATATCCCTATTCTACATGGCGGTAATTTACCAAATAGGTTGAAAACACACCCAAAGTTAAGCAAACAGATCTTTAATAATGCTTATAAAAATATAGCACCTTCTGAATATATTTTATCGGAATTTAAAAAACAGGGTTATCATAATTTAGTATATATTCCTAATTCTATAAAGCTTAAAAATTATCCGTTTAAGCAACGTATTATTGATAAACCAAAACTTCTTTGGGTACGTTCTTTTTCAGAAATTTATAATCCATTATTAGCAATAGATGTTTTTAATCAGTTACTAAAAGAAGACGTTGAAGCCTCATTATGTATGGTTGGTCCGGAAAATGATGGTTCACTTAAAAAAGCGAAAGTCTATGCCAATCAATTAGATGTAGATATTACGTTTACGGGAAAACTTTCTAAGCAAGCATGGATTGATGTATCACAGGACTATAATATTTTTATTAATACCACTAATTATGATAATATGCCAGTAAGTGTTATTGAAGCTATGGCATTAGGATTACCTATTGTCTCAACCAATGTTGGTGGTATGCCTTTTTTAATTGAAAATGAAAAAGAAGGCATATTAGTTAAACCCAATAATGTAAATGTATTTGTAAGCGCCATAAAGAAGCTCCAAACTAATAGAGAACATGTAAATTCAATAACTAATAATGCAAGGAAAAAAGTGGAATGTTTTGATTGGGAAATTGTTAAAAAACAATGGCTTAGTGTTTTGCAGTGATTTTTGGTTTTAGTTGAATTAACTTACTATATTTACAGTCTCTCAAAAACTGCTCATTAAATGTCGAAAAAAGGAATTCACTTCAATATTTCCGAACGTAAAGTATTATTGCGTGTTTTTGATATTATTTCAATACTTGTTGTTTTATATTTTGTAAGTAACACATTTGATTTTGATTATTTTACTATCAATAAAGAAAATTGGAGATGGGTATTTGTGTTAATTTTATACATTTCTCTATTCGGAACTATTTTTGAACTTTACGATTTGCAAAAATCTAGTAGGTTAGAAAAAGTACTAGCTAATATTATACTCACAGCATCTGTTACCGTGCTGTTTTATTTTTTAACCCCATTTTTCACTCCTATTTTACCAGACAATAGATTGCAAATTCTTTATTTTTATTTTGCGATACTATTTGCTCTGTTTGTTTGGCGTTTAGCCTATATAACGTTTATAGTATCTCCACGTTTTTATAAAAAAGTACTAATAGTTGGAGAAACCTCTAATATACAAACGATTGTAGAAGCTTTTAATGGAGCAGATTCTAATTATAAAATAGTTGGTTTTATTAATTGTGAAGTACAGAAAATAGATAAGATTAAATTTAATGGAATAGTTGAATATAGCCCTAAGCAAATTTATCAAGTTATTAAAGATGAAAGTATATCTGAAATTGTTATTGCTAGCTATAATTCAGAATCGATAACACCAGAAATTTATAAAGATCTTATAACACTTTTAGAAGGCGGGTTTTCAATAAAAGAGTATGCACAGGTTTATGAAGACATGACCTATAGAGTGCCTGTTCAGTTTGTAGGAAAAGATTTTTATAAATACTTCCCCTTTAGTAGAAGTAATCAAAATAAAATGTATCTGTTTTTTCATCGTTTTTTTGATGTCCTTATTTCTGTGACAGGAATTTTATTTAGTGTTTTCATTATTCCATTTGTTATGTTAGGTAATTTAATTGGTAATCGTGGTCCTCTTTTTTATTCCCAGGAACGCATTGGTAAAAATGGTAACCTTTTTAAAATAGTTAAGTTTAGAACTATGGTGAAGAATGCTGAAAAAGATGGAGCCGTTTGGGCCAAAAAGAATGATGTTAGGATAACACCTTTTGGGAAGTTTTTAAGAAATTCTAGGCTAGATGAAGTCCCTCAGTTTTTGAATATTTTAAAAGGTGATATGAGTTTAATCGGACCAAGACCCGAGCGCCCATATTTTGTTAGAGAGTTATCGCAAACGCTTCCTTTTTATGAGACAAGGCATATTATTAAACCAGGTTTAACAGGGTGGGCACAGGTAAATACTAGATACGGGTCTTCAATAGATGATAGTTTACTAAAACTTCAGTATGATTTATATTATATTAAGCATAGAAGCTTTTTTCTGGATATTAATATTCTTATAAAAACCATTAGTACTATGATTTTCTTTAGAGGGCAATAGATTACGTTTTATGTCTAAAGTTTGTTATAATGATTTATTAAAAATATATACCGAATACATAAAGCGATTAATAAAGGAATTAGCCCAATTGCAAACACTTGTATTCCAATAATCCAATGTAAGGTTAATAGGCATAAAAGGATGACTAAAAGTTTTATGTACTTTATAAACCAATCACTAATATTCTTTTTATATAATTGGCTTAGTACTAAAATGTTAATAGGACAAGCCCAAAGTAGATTATAATTTTGGTGTGTACCTGTATGATTAGTAGCAAACCAAAGCAGTAAGATAACTACGCTAATAAGTCCAGTAACACTAAACAAAGTGATATCTAACCATTTACTTTGCTTGTTGTTTTTATAATCTTTATAAGTGATGAAGATGATAAGAAATCCAATAATTCCAAAAATGAATAAAGGACTCGTTAAAAAGGATTCTCTTTCTACAGTTTCTTTTTTAGCGTAAAGTATTTTGCTTTCTTTTACTAGTGGCGTACTCCCGTTATTTATGGTTGCTGCTTTAAAGAATTTATAGATGTATTTGGGTAAAAACATCTGTTCTTCTGGTGTTGCTTTTTTATCAATTACAGCACCTAAAGCCATATCGATGCCTAAACTTCCCCAAGAATTTCTATTAAGATTTTCGTGTATTAAGGTTCTAAACGATTTTTCTTCGTAATTTTCAGGAAGCTTAAATTGAATGGTGTTGTTTGCTGCAATATTAGTGACATCTTTAATTTTGGTAGCACAGTTATCAAAAAAGAATTCATATAAATAATTTCTATTTTTTGGCTTGTAATTGTTTAATAAGAAGTTGTATAATTTTTGTTTTTCAGTTTGAGAAAGGTTTAAAATTTGCGCTTTTATACTTCTATTATAATATGCATATACTTGATAAAACCTGTAAAAATCATCTTTCCCTATGGAATAGTTGAGTTTGCCTTGAGCAAATTTTAAATAAAAATTAGGAGCATTAAAATTAAATTCACCATAACCATAAACTTCATCAATTTTATTTTTACGATCTAAAATTCTAAAGGCACTATGTCCAAAAGCATCATTTAAATCATTACCAGGACCAACAGTAAGGACACTTATTTCGGCTTCATTAGATAAAATGTTTGGTTGAGCCTGTAGAGTAATAAAAAACAAAAAAGAGACTAAAAGGATAAGTTGTTTTTGCATATTTTATTGATTACCGAAAGATACTTAAATCTACTTTTAAAGAAAACACATTAGAATATAAAGCCACACTTTGGTCGCCAATATCGGTAAATGCATAATCTATTTGAATACCATTATATTTAAAGCCTAAACCAAAACTAGGTTGAAAACTTAACTGCTCGGTATTATCTATTTGTAACTCATTCTGAAAATTACCTAAACCAGCACGTAAATAAACCATATCTATATAACCAAACTCAAAACCTAAAGCAGGATTGATACTAGCAAATGATGAAGAGAATACATCATTGTTTTCTTCAAACCTAACATTTAAATTAACCGAAGTTAAAAGCGTATAATCGTAGTTGAAGTCTACTAATTTAGAAATTCCAATCTGTAGTTTAGGAATGGTTATTTCAGTAGTTTCTGGGAGTTCTTGGTTCTGTCCCTCTACAGCATTTTGTACTTTAGCAAATTCTGTTTCATCAATTGCCCAAGCATTAAATGTTGTAGTAATATCGCGCGCCATCACTCCAAATTTCCAGTCGTTTTCAGTTTCAAACTGAATTCCTAAATCTAAACCAAATCCCCAAGAAGACGCAAAATCGCCTATAATACGACGAATTACTTTGGCGTTAACACCATAGTTTAAACCTTGTACAGGAAGCTTTCTGGCATAAGAAAACGTTAAGCCATAATCGGCAGTTGAAAATAAACTAATTCTATCATAATTAATATTGCCTTGTTCGTCAATAAGTTGCGTTGTGTTTAAAATATCATCAACTGCAAAGCGAATTAATGATATGGCAATAGCACTTCTATCATCTAAAGGCATGGCATAAGCCGCATAATCATAGTTGGCAATATTAGCAAAGTAGCTAGAATGCATTAATGCTAATTGATTGTCTTCAAGTTTTAATAATCCAGCAGGATTCCAATAACTTGAGTTAACATCAGCCGTATGTGACGTTACTGCACTACTCATACCCAAAGCAGCAGCATCCACACCAATATTCATAAACTCATTAGAATATTTTCTAGTGGTTTGACTAAATATAGATATTGAAATTATAGAGAATAATACCGTTAAATAAGCTTTCAATCGCAATTTTTTTACAAAGATGCACATAATTTACAATCTTTAAAACTTCAAAATGTAATAGATATTGTTTAATACTGGTATTAGACGAAAATTGTTTATTATTTTTACAAAAACAAATTTGAGAACATGAACAAATATATTCCGAATGCATTAACCCTTTTAAATCTTTTCTGCGGAAGTATAGCAGTTATATTTGCGGTTAATAATAATTTTGTAACCGCTGCTTTGTTTGTGTTTTTAGGCATTTTTTTCGATTTCTTTGATGGTTTTGCTGCTCGAAAATTGAATGTTCAAAGTGCATTGGGTGTTCAGTTGGATTCTTTAGCGGATCTGGTAACTAGCGGATTGGTACCAGGTATAGTTATGTATAAACTTCTAGAATTATCTGATAGAAGTTGGACTGCGATAAATTTTATAAATGACTCCAGTTTGAGTTTTAGAGAAATTTCGCTTTTTCCTCTTTTTGGTTTAGCTATAACCTTGGCATCAGCATACAGGTTAGCAAAATTTAATATAGATGAAGAGCAACAAACTTATTTTAAAGGCTTGCCAACTCCAGCAAATACATTACTTATAATAGCATTACCACTAATAATAGAATTTCAAAATAGTGATGCAATAAATACTATTATTCTTAATAAATGGTTTTTAATTGTAGTGACTATTTTAAGCTGTTACCTTTTAAATTCAAACATTAAACTATTCGCTTTAAAATTTAAAGATTATAGTTTTAAAAATAACGGCACTAGATATATTTTTATTTTATTGTGTTTGGTGTTATTAATAGTATTACAATTTGCAGCTATTCCAATCATTATATTACTTTATATATTCATGTCTGTTCTAGACAATTTAACATCGAAATAATTTAATGGCATCAGGTTTTTTTGCACTTTTAGACGATATAGCTAGCTTAATGGATGATGTTGTAGCTATGAGTAAAATTTCCACTAAAAAAACAGCGGGAATATTAGGCGATGATTTAGCTGTGAATGCAGAAAAGGCAACAGGCTTTATAGCCTCTAGAGAACTTCCTGTATTATGGGCAATAACCAAAGGTTCTGCGCTTAATAAATTAATTATTTTACCAATTGCTTTTTTACTAAGTGCCTTTGCGCCATGGGGTGTTACTTTGGCTTTAATTTTAGGAGGATTTTATTTAGCCTTTGAAGGATTTGAAAAAGTATATCATTTCTTTTTACCACATAAACATGAAGGCACAGGAGAAAACCATTCTGAAGTAAAAACTATTTTATCAAAAGAAGAGGTAGCTATTGCTGAAAAAATGAAAGTTAAATCAGCAATTTTTACTGATTTTATATTGTCTGTAGAAATTATAATCATTGCACTTGGAACAGTAATAGGTAAACCTATTTTATTTCAAGTTTTAGTTGTATCAATAGTAGCTATTGTAGCTACAATTGGAGTGTATGGGATTGTAGCTCTTATTGTTAGAATGGATGATTTTGGATTGAAATTAATAGCCTTAAGTGTTAATAAAAAGGGGATATCACATATAATTGGAAATCTATTGATAAGAACATTACCATGGGTTATAAAAGGCTTGTCTGTTATTGGTACATTAGCCTTATTGTTGGTTGCAGGAGGTATTTTTGTTCATAACA
The nucleotide sequence above comes from Flavobacteriaceae bacterium HL-DH10. Encoded proteins:
- a CDS encoding sugar transferase, which produces MSKKGIHFNISERKVLLRVFDIISILVVLYFVSNTFDFDYFTINKENWRWVFVLILYISLFGTIFELYDLQKSSRLEKVLANIILTASVTVLFYFLTPFFTPILPDNRLQILYFYFAILFALFVWRLAYITFIVSPRFYKKVLIVGETSNIQTIVEAFNGADSNYKIVGFINCEVQKIDKIKFNGIVEYSPKQIYQVIKDESISEIVIASYNSESITPEIYKDLITLLEGGFSIKEYAQVYEDMTYRVPVQFVGKDFYKYFPFSRSNQNKMYLFFHRFFDVLISVTGILFSVFIIPFVMLGNLIGNRGPLFYSQERIGKNGNLFKIVKFRTMVKNAEKDGAVWAKKNDVRITPFGKFLRNSRLDEVPQFLNILKGDMSLIGPRPERPYFVRELSQTLPFYETRHIIKPGLTGWAQVNTRYGSSIDDSLLKLQYDLYYIKHRSFFLDINILIKTISTMIFFRGQ
- a CDS encoding O-antigen ligase family protein, which gives rise to MKLSLYYKLLVFHIVLAIGIFVYKPLALAYFLLIIVFFSYKILRASKKYKTFYVLLACAYIVGIEVFLRMNGGTVFYEASKYLVIVFVVMGLLSNSFSNQAIIYLIYILLLIPGIFVAVTEMGFESDIRRAIAFNLSGPICLGITAFYCYKRSLSFKQIKIILLAFLFPLISMAVYLVLYTPNLQEIITSTGSNFSASGGFGPNQVATVLGIGMFVLSTRFFMSRELFYHRIIDLILFALLGFRALVTFSRGGVITATILIVFFLAVYYFKVNIKTKFRIKFSLFVFLMMVVFTWLVSSIQTSGFLDKRYANQDAAGREKEDITTGRTDLLAFEIGEFVDNPFLGIGVGKVKEARLNETGVAAASHNEMSRIVAEHGLFGVFAFLILLLTPLVFRMRNRTNLFFYSFYLFWFLTINHSAMRIAAPAFIYGLCLLNITYETPKTKSLYPKHD
- a CDS encoding glycosyltransferase family 4 protein, with translation MKKLLYIGNQLSQKGKTETTIETLSKSLRLEGYLVFTASEIQNKIVRLLDMLFHILRYRAQVDFVLMDTYSTQNFYYAYLCSQLCRFLKLKYIPILHGGNLPNRLKTHPKLSKQIFNNAYKNIAPSEYILSEFKKQGYHNLVYIPNSIKLKNYPFKQRIIDKPKLLWVRSFSEIYNPLLAIDVFNQLLKEDVEASLCMVGPENDGSLKKAKVYANQLDVDITFTGKLSKQAWIDVSQDYNIFINTTNYDNMPVSVIEAMALGLPIVSTNVGGMPFLIENEKEGILVKPNNVNVFVSAIKKLQTNREHVNSITNNARKKVECFDWEIVKKQWLSVLQ
- a CDS encoding glycosyltransferase; its protein translation is MKFLILTHVLHKQQNNQWFAYAPYVNEMNLWFKYVDEVEIVAPILINKTSSIEHPYSHNNIKFNKIPSIAFINFKQSFLSIFLLPSIFFKIFKACKETDHIHLRCPGNIGLIGCLVQILFPSKPKTAKYAGNWDPNAKQPLSYKLQKWILRNTFLTKNMTVLVYGDWNHQTKNIKSFFTATYKNSEIEKLIKREYSDMLKFVFVGSLVEGKRPLFAIKLVEELYKQGKQITLDLYGDGVLKEVLQNYIVENKLEDVIVVHGNQSKEIIKEALRKAHFSILPSISEGWPKAIAEAMFFGVIPIATKISCVPNMLDYGERGILIEPKLDVATTIINKALPNVLLLEGMSQKASNWAQSYTLEVFEEEISKLIMPS
- a CDS encoding glycosyltransferase, with product MVILYHCHNKIQEVVTTKHQKIDVDKNVTLVKALHNLANQFPNEIIVWCHLDYKDYLDLKVIKTIFHHNKIMLSYHPGDHQFLDERIGYVEESVFININKKVSYPTWQMSSAVGAIHATVLLEIKNSIALDSNFDYYLNSLAKLAMPLGLFCYSEPRLLSGEMKLTNSKADMFTLFKFVKQHYKMRWVFLLVLNIWLYEKKIMLLPFLYTFCFGKRTNISINLDAITVQSSKKGLDKTTIDVIIPTIGRKSYLYDVLCDLRNQTQLPKHVIVVEQNPVEESVSELDYLISESWPFKILHTFTHQTGACHARNIALKQVKSDWVFLADDDIVIENNFLAKINHTINQFPYKAFTFRCYLKGETKVFNKIIQWGTFGSGCSIVNMESLNGSVFSEAYEHGFGEDSDFGMQLRNKGIDVIYLPEPSILHLKASIGGFRTKPKLLWQDEDVQPKPSPTVMLFQLLHKTKTQQLGYKTLLFLKYYNKQSIKKPFKYYRAFKKQWSQSLNYANQLKNNF
- a CDS encoding glycosyltransferase — protein: MRVLQLIDSLHAGGAERVAVNLANGLSTKIDKSFLCATRQEGHLKESISSQVGYLFLNKTKTIDFRAIQKLKAFIKEEKIEIIHAHSSSFFLATIIKIIYPKLVLVWHDHYGKSEYLDKRPTFVLKWCSKLFNHVFVVNSKLESWSKEMLDCKSVSYLPNFAVANNKASLTKLKGEAGKRVICLANFRAQKDHINLLKAFNMVWKTNTGWTLHLVGHDFKDEYALDIKNFIKDNALEKHVFIYGSCTDISHILNQSDIGVLSSKSEGLPLSLLEYGLAGLATITTNVGDCYKVVSKDAEGLLIPSNNTDALVNALLKYINNKNLRLESGRCLKAKVNTSFSEPSILNSILETYKKHQI
- a CDS encoding glycosyltransferase family 2 protein, with amino-acid sequence MMFSLIVCTYIRPQPLLELLQSVKEQTLYPNEILIIDGSSNNETETVLNKKPFKNLRYYKVDKLNRGLTKQRNFGINLVSKDSEIMCFLDDDIILTPSYFETLIETYSIKSDALAVGGYITNEVSWKLSDNQNDSSKFYFDGWMRNEPSRFKIRQLFGLLPDVDPGFMPTFSHGRSISFLPPSEKIYEVEQLMGGYLVIKKKFSIALNFLIILKVTDFMRMPIFH